agcttgctttccgatttgagttttccggcctatttccggcgttttcgccgccacccacggccaaccaccacttccaatagcttcacaatcatccctaaaccattccctatcaatcctaagccctggtttgtccccgttcaaaaatgggtaatttattacccacagacacagtgtaaattacactgttacgttgcttttcctccgccgtttgcaacgccgcgagctttctaaaaataccgtatagcgctgtaagtattttccaaaccctattttcagattttaatatatattgctcattcaatttattttactgttgttggttgttgattccggactgagtccgaggagtttcgggggtcggatggatggaggacggagttgcctgtttatttgttttatattgttggattattttattatgcattgatatggcatttcatggtgcatgcacgtgtgtttgtggtcttatgtgaaaagcctgtgtattggggtgagtggttttacgggtgcgtgtgtatcacgagcccaagccgggatgagttattatctcggtggagctcctctggtcactcgggagcggaataaactgagtgatgtcccctgagttatcgagagagatgacgggagcgggactaggggatgcttggctacgaacgtgccgggcatggaaccgggcatcgccctactcaccgactccgtggcccttcgctggcgagggctagaggatgcttggctacgcacgcgcggggcgcggaactgggcatcgcttgttaggtgtcacatgcgtggtggtactctgcggtgtgacactggagccagggtgtgcggatgacccctaggggaggtcatggtgcatacggttaaaattggataatggtttgtgaggccaaatgggacttttggcatgggccagatggacttctggcgagatattgggccggatggacttccggcgagatattaggccaaatggacttttggcgtgtttttcagaaaggatgtgtttttgggccaaatgggttgttggcgtgtgtggaaaacttgtgttttatgggtttgtgcattgggcatgtttcatgcatcttgttcgagttatatgtgtttttatctggtagtgtttgggttttacttacctgcggtaccattcgtggttccgtagcttttggtgcagagttagaggatgaagaggaggaggctgagcccgaggatgcggctccgccgggttgctgatgttatctttttattcatttaaaactgtatttgtgttttgtaatattttatctatgtacgttttaaatagtttgtattatgttaagaaaaattctggtacttagttatgactttctttatctgCTGCGagttctctgtacacatctgttgccttgcacacactcggcacccgacgatgggatggtgacccgggttgtcaccatccggacgtctcaatttccccgtgtttgggcgtggggattttgggggcgtcacactaatagttcatttgaataatttataattgcaaATACATtttatcttctattttttatttaaaaaaatatatttataaattgacataaaaattgatatttcagctaatatttgaataataaaaaaattttgaataggtTGCATGATATATCttctaaaaaatttgaaattaatttataaatggaCACATAAAGTgagtaatatttaatattatttaagaaattcattcaaaaatttataaatactgtaaaataaaattttatgtgtttatttttctttcaatctaaGCGTTACAATTTTGCGTGaatcttttctttattctacAAGTCTGGTTTGCTAAGCTAGGGAGCAATTACAGGAGTATAAGAGAGTCAAGATAAAAAGAGTACCTCACATCAATTGTAGACAAACTGCACACTAAGGGTGGTTACCACTTAACAGATTTATAATggttcaaagtaaataaaataataatttttttatactaaagtgcggtttgaatagtgaaatgtgataagataattttaaataaaaattaaaatttgaataaaattttattattatattattttgaggtttaaaaatattaaattatttattatattttatatataaattaaaaaaatttataataatataatataataaaataagatgaaaccgTTTTCGTACGTAAGATAACATAGTTGTTATTCATTTTCCATAATTTTTTACTGTAATAGATTTGATTGGGCATgccaataaataatttttatttttattttcccatGACCAATCCCGTGGCTCGGACTGAGTGACTCAGTTTTGAAGGGAATCTCCATCCTCTCTCTCGCTCACACTTTGCTCGCTAATAAATGCACCCACCAGCGACGCAACTTAAAGCGCGCACGGCACCCACAGTCTTACGTTTCATTTTCGTTATTATCGAGAATCCGGAGCGAAGCAGATCAGACTTCCGAGTCCAGACGAGAGAGAAATATGGGTTTGAAGGTCTGCATCTCTCGTTTTTATAATGTTCTTGGAAATGCAACTTCGTTTGGTTTTTTTGCTGAGATTTGTGCTCCATCGGAAATCATTCCCCGGAAGTAACTTTCTGGACCAATTTTTTCTTGGGTgttgataaatttttaaatcatcaaacatgCATCACCATCAAGTAGTTATCTACTTTGgtttttggcctttttttttttctttctaaaaagaATTTTTAATGCTTTGTATATACAATTTGGGTTAGATTCGAATAGGCCGTGGAATAGTTTGTATTGGGTGTGGAAGGAATTGCTCAGATCtggatattattcttgttttcgGAGATTAATAAAATAGAAGGAAGGAGGAAACTTGGGTTCAGTTGTTTTtaccataattttattttctgtaCCTTGGTTTCTTCATTATCTAGGAAATTAGTATAACCTTTTGGATGGACTAGGCAGGGTTAGATTGGCTTGTTTGATAATCTATCTGATTTTGCCTCCAAGATCTGCCGTTTGTTTGATTTAAATCtctgttgatttttttattcgATTCGGTAGTTACCTTGAATTATATGTTGAACAAGCCATAGCATTGAACAGTATAATCTCGTGTTAAAGTTGTCTGGGAACTTAAATCAAAAGTGAATTAGCTATTTCCGAGAAAAGAAGTGGTAGAAGAAGTACCTCTTGTGCTGCAGAAATCTGCTCCACCGGGTATCGGATTAAAGCTTGGATGACAAATAGTGATCATTTGTGCATTGTAAACAAAATCAGCGTGTATGCAAGGACTAGCGTCTTATTGGCTAACTTTAGGTTTAGGAATGATTAAATTGGTATCTATTTTTGGAATTTCAATGTTTTCCGAGGAATGATTAAATTAGTAGTGGGTCGAGATCCATGTTTAGGATCTGACAACTCCATGCTTTTTCTTGAGAAAACTCGGAAAAGACGTGAGAATAAATCCATTATGGCTGAGCTGTACTTAAAGGACCTTTTTATGCTTTACCTGATCAATATCTCTCTTTGGCATTTGTCCATTTATCTAAATGTGTACTATTCCGAATGGGATGGGGTTATTGCAGGAGGAGTTTGAGGAGCATGCTGAGAAAGCCAAGACCCTGCCGGAGTCTACAACAAACGAAAACAAGCTTATTCTTTATGGGCTATACAAGCGGGCCACTGTTGGAGCAGTGAACACCCGTAAGTATCTGCCTCAAtttaaaagcttttttttttagggaaCTTAATTTGCACCATTCATGGCCTTTTGTATCTGATTTGCAGGCCGACCTGGAATGTTCAGCTTGAGGGAGAGAGCAAAGTGGGATGCATGGAAGGCTGTTGAAGGTAATGGTTTCCCTATCACAGTTAAAGCAGTATCGTTCTAACTTTGTTGTATCTTTGGTCTATTCTAAGAGACGTCAAAGCTTATTGTTTTCAGGGAAGTCCAATGAGGAAGCAATGAGTGATTACATAACCAAAGTGAAACAGCTGCATGAACAAGCTGCGGCATCTGCTTGATGTCTTGTTCATGCATAATGCCTCTTTGATTCCGTGTGTTTTAAAAGCGTaattgtaataaataaaaaaaacattatctGTAGTTTTCAAACTTTTAGCGTGTTGTATCTTTAATAAATATGTTCAGTGTCTTGTGTTTTAAAAGTTACCCACTACAGGTTCTGCTTTAACTAAAGCTTAAATTATGCCCGAGCCCTTGATTTCTACTCGAATATTTGGGTGGGAAATTCAGCTTGGGGAGCTTAATTAATCCCTTTGGATGCCCAGCAGCATCCAAACCTTTACTAATTGCCTGTTGTGGTCTGATAGTTTCTTTTTATTGTCGGACTGAGGGGAGTTTCCTTCTGGATCTTCTGCCTGAAGTATAAATTTCTCATTTAAAAGTTACTTCAGGTGAGAGCTTTAAACCCTGCCAGTGTCTATTCATTCTCCGAAAGCCATCTTTGGTCTATAAATCAGGGAAATGCTTCTATTAGCAACGATAACCCGAGTGTTGGTTCTAGGAGTAACGTCTCGAAAATGAATGACCATTACTAATgcagaaaatgttaaattaagtagaagaataaaaaaagaagaattgtcaaccaaataaaaaaataaatagaaagaaaGTCAAATCTCATGGAAAAGAGGGGGAAAGTCAAAATATGGTCTGGTCTAATTGATGCCGGTCATTTTATTATGTTTCTGCTTTTCTTAATTGAAGATCTTGAGAATGGAATATCAGTCTCGCAAACATTTTAGACCGGTAGACTGTAGTGCACCATCACCATCTAAAACGGTGTCCTCTTTGTGGAGAATGGGTGGGGACTAAATTTTTTGACTCAAAACCCAATCTATATTTTACTTATGCACTGTAGTTGTTGTAACGGGGTGTTTGGTTGGGAATCCCACCCACTCTTCCCgtatcttgattacttatgttaATCAAATGCTTGCTTGattagagaagaaaaagaggggGGAAAGGGGCAATGTCTTTCATTTGTTGGGTCGAGTTCGGAATAATAAGAATCTAAGATGTTAGAGAGTCTACCCTTTTCTCAAAGGAAAGAAGGAAGGCATGTATAGGTATAAGAAGAACAATGCGTGCAATAGAAGGTACTGATCACCGTGAACTTCAGCAGTGACAGTGGAAAGTCCTTTCCAACTTCCATGGGCCCTCTAATAAGTTGTTCAATCTTGGGTCTAATTTTTTGCAGCAACAAAGTATATTTTCTTCTTGGTTTTGCTAATTTCGTGTTTAATGGGCATCTTAGGTGGAATTTCTACAAGGACATGGATTAAGTTATAAATGGTTGTGAGTTTAGATAGTGAAAGAAGACGTGGTAAGCCATTAGTGAGACTTTTAGAGTCGCTTTTGCATACTTCCTacacactccactgatatgattggttgaatcaattttttttttcatacacaACCAATTGTATAAATGGAGTGCATAATAGAGTACGCTAAAGtgactacacataaaatttttgtttatcttAATATAGACAACTCTCTCTTATTTGGGGTACCCCCAAAAATGTAGGTGTACCCATTGCCTTAAGTTCCAATGCCCCCACTTATATCTAAACTTATTAGCAACATTAATGACTCCATCTTCCTCACCAAGGAAATAGCTTTCTGAGTGGTTGAGAGTTGGGTCGTTTGGTTATCACCTTAAAAAGAATGGGGTATGGTATTAAACTTGATTTAAGTGATATAGTTACCACCAATTTATAACTATGTTATAATtctatgataaaataatatttattaaaattctcctccaatttaaaatatttcattttggcCAGGACTGACTATGATTTTGCCTCCCTAGTCTATCCTGTCAAAATGAAACCTTTGACGTGTAGATATGAAATTGACATTGTAATGAGCTTTCAGGACGAGGTAAAAGAGAGATAAATCTTGCAGAAAAAAGGGGAAGTGAAAGAGTCTTGCTACACCACCACCGCCGCCGAGAATATAACCCAAGGATGGATCCCGAAGgccaaatgttttttttttttttattatggtttttatttttatttttttcattcatttttttaatacccttaaacatttttttttttaaaaaaaaaaatcacatcattaaaaaacttctttaatcactaagtaaaataaaaattgtcgtAAGAATTCATCCAGATCCAACTCTCGGTGACTCTATAGCTTTTTCCAAGTAAAAATGACCAAAGAGGGTAGCAATTCATACACTGCTGCAGAGCTCCTTCCTCGGGATTGAAAGAAGGAATCGTCCAAGTTATAAATCTGTGGAATCACCTGACATATTCTATAACAACAGTATTCATACAAAAATTATGCCAGAACAGCATATATCACTAGATCTCAATATTTTCATGTTGTCTTGGAACAGATGTTAAAAGTACGTTTCCCAGTTTACTTTGCAATTATGTTTTAAAGTAAATTTTGAAGATCTAGTAATAGGTTAAGATGCTACCATAAAGTGGAAAGTTCATTTACATGAGACATCTAACTGCCACTTTACGGCTTCGAACAGTATGATACCAAAAGAGGATATATCTTTGTTTGGATCGAGATGGGTTGGATATCCGATATTCTATTGAATTATAGGATACCTTGAAATATAATAATCCGTTACACGAGAAGCACCATCTCTTGCCAGAATCCCTTCAAGATCTCCTATAATTCTGGCCAACCATATCTCCAAATTCCTCTGGATTTCCTTTAAGTTGTTCATGATCGAGTCCAAAGATCTCCTTGTGGTCAGTTTGGCCTGGCTCCCCACCTCATCCCCATAATAACTCTTTGCAACTTCAGTTTGTAACGCCATGAGCTTCTGTCCAGTTTCTGATGCACGTTGCTGAAGTCGAAACGCCTCGAGTAGAAACTCTGTTTGCCTTTGCGTTTGAAACTCTGGACTAAGGGTTGGTTCACAGGGATCACTAGCCTGCTGTAAATATGTGGGAAGCAACTTTTAGCAAAATTACAAACGGAAAGTTAATTTTACCTACAATATAAACagaacaaaagaagaagaaccactTGTAGGGGCACGCTGAGGGTTGGGGTGGTGTTAAGGGGAAGAGGATCATTAGAGGCACATGCTGAGGAGCGACTTGCAGTGTCAAAGGAATGTTTCACCGAGCAGATCAAAGGCAGCGCTGAGTGCAAAGAGGAATACCAGTCACAGGGCATCTGATAGAACAAACTCCTTGAGCTAACAAACTTTTGGGCCCCAAAAGCAAATGTCTGACATACTCTTCCACATCAAGATACTGCTAAAATTACTCAGTAGTTGTGTCACATAGGATTTTGGCTCAAATTTTTCC
This Carya illinoinensis cultivar Pawnee chromosome 11, C.illinoinensisPawnee_v1, whole genome shotgun sequence DNA region includes the following protein-coding sequences:
- the LOC122281299 gene encoding acyl-CoA-binding protein isoform X2, which gives rise to MGLKEEFEEHAEKAKTLPESTTNENKLILYGLYKRATVGAVNTRRPGMFSLRERAKWDAWKAVEGKSNEEAMSDYITKVKQLHEQAAASA
- the LOC122281299 gene encoding acyl-CoA-binding protein 2 isoform X3 codes for the protein MGLKEEFEEHAEKAKTLPESTTNENKLILYGLYKRATVGAVNTRRPGMFSLRERAKWDAWKAVEAYCFQGSPMRKQ
- the LOC122281299 gene encoding acyl-CoA-binding protein isoform X1, producing the protein MGLLQEEFEEHAEKAKTLPESTTNENKLILYGLYKRATVGAVNTRRPGMFSLRERAKWDAWKAVEGKSNEEAMSDYITKVKQLHEQAAASA